GGTGGCAACCGGAAATGTGGCCGATGGCGAATGCCATGGTCAGCACGGTCAAGCCAAACGCCAGGGATACCCCGAGCAAACCGATACCGACATCCGGAAAAGCAGCGGCCAGCACCGCACTGCCGCAACCACCCAACACCAGCCAGAAGGTACCTACCAACTCAGTAGCCGAACGTTTGAACAGAGACATGAGGAGTGTCCTTTCGAGATTTGCTGCCTTGTGCATCCAGCAGATGGACTGCAGAACCACCTCCAGAACCTTGGGTGAGTACAGCACTGTTTTTGCAAAGTTCCAGTGGACATAAAAAAACCGCCTGCGCCCGTGATAGTGGGCGTGGCGGTTTTTTACCGGGTAGAACGCTTAATCGATTCCGACAAACCCACCCGTCTGGTGCGCCCACAACCGCGCGTACAAACCGCCGTGGGCCAGCAGTTCCGCGTGGCTGCCGGTCTCGGCGATCTTGCCGTTCTCCAGCACCACCAACCGGTCCATCCGGGCGATGGTCGAGAGCCGGTGTGCGATCGCTATAACAGTTTTGCCTTGCATCAGGGTTTCGAGGCTTTCCTGGATTGCCGCTTCGACTTCCGAATCCAGTGCCGAGGTGGCCTCGTCCATGATCAGGATCGGCGCGTCCTTGAGCAGTACTCGGGCGATGGCGATGCGTTGGCGCTGTCCACCGGACAATTTCACCCCGCGTTCGCCGACATGGGCGTCGAAACCGGTGCGGCCTTCGGCGTCTGACAGCGAGGGAATGAAGCCGTCGGCCCTGGCCTTGTGGACCGCCTCCCAGAGTTCGGTGTCAGTGGCATCGGGTTTGCCGTAAAGCAGATTGTCGCGGATCGAACGATGCAGCAGGGACGTGTCCTGAGTGATCATGCCGATGCGTTCGCGCAGGCTTTCCTGACTGACGTCGGCGATGTTCTGGCCATCGATCAGTATCTTCCCGCCTTCCACGTCGTAAAGGCGCAGCAGCAGATTGACCAGGGTTGACTTGCCGGCACCGGACGGACCGATCAGGCCAATCTTTTCACCGGGTTTGATGGTCAGGTTAAGGCCGCCGATAATCCCGCTCTGCTTGCCGTAGTGAAAGTCGATGTTCTCGAAACACACTTCGCCACGGGCCACGGCCAAGGGTTTGGCCTGGTCGCGGTCGGTCACGCTCACCGGCTGCGAGATGCTTTGCAAACCGTCCTGAACCATGCCGATGTTTTCGAAGATGCCGGTGACCACCCACATGATCCAGCCGGACATATTGACGATACGAATCACCAGCCCGGTGGCCAGGGCGATGGCGCCCACGCTGATCAGCGACTGCGTCCACAGCCACAGGGCCAGGCCCGTAGTACCGACAATCAGCAAGCCGTTCATGCTGGTGATGACCACGTCCATGCTGGTGACCACGCGGCCGGCCAGTTGGGCTTTTTCGGTTTGTTCCTTTATCGCTTCGCGGGCGTATTGCTGCTCGAAATTGGTGTGGGCGAACAGCTTCAGGGTGGTGATGTTGGTGTAACCGTCGACGATCCGTCCCATGAGTTTGGAGCGCGCATCGGAGGACACCACCGAGCGCTCCTTCACCCTGGGCACAAAGAAATACAAGGCACTGATGAACGCCACTATCCAGGTCAACAACGGGATCATCAGCCGCCAGTCAGCTTCGGCGAACAGTACCAGTGAGCTGATCGCGTAGATCAGCACGTGCCACAACGCGTCGACCGCTTGTACCGCCGAATCGCGCAACGAGTTGCCGGTTTGCATGATGCGTTGGGCGATGCGCCCGGCGAAATCGTTCTGGAAAAAATTCACGCTTTGCTTGAGGACGTAACTGTGGTTTTGCCAGCGGATCAGGCTGGTCATGCTCGGGCTCAAGGTCTGGTGCACCAGCAGGTCGTGCAGGCCGACAAACACGGGGCGCAGGACCAGCGCAACCACGACCATCCAGGTCAACTCGAGGGCGTGGTCCTTGAACAAGTCTACGTTCGGCGTGCCCTGGGCCAGGTCGATGATGCGACTCAGGTAGCTGAACAACGCCACTTCGATCAACGCGCCAAACAGGCCGACGATCAACAGGGCGGCGAAACTCGGCCAGACCTGCTTGAGGTAGTAGGTATAGAAGGGCAGGACCCGATCCGGCGGAGCGGCCGTCGGGGCATCGCGAAATATGTCGATCAGTTTTTCAAAACGGCGATAAAGCATCGGTTTTTCGCCCGCGTACGGGCTCTCCTTTTAACGGTTGAGCGTCGCCGGCTGTACCGGCAAACGCTCGGACGTCCTTGTCCAGCTTAGTCTCAGTCGATGCGCTTGGCCGACTTGATGAACACCGGATCGGCCGGCACGTCTTTCATCCCGCCACGCACGGTGGTTGGCGAATTGACGATAATGTCGACCACGTCCATGCCTTTGACCACTTTGCCGAATACGGCATAACCGTCGCCCTGGTCGAGGAAATCGTTGTCCTTGACGTTGATGAAGAACTGGCTGGTGGCCGAATCCGGCACGGAGGTGCGGGCCATGGACAAGGTGCCACGAACGTTGGCCAGTTTATTGGCGTGCTCGTTCTTGATCGGCGCCTTGGTTTCCTTTTGCTGCATTTGCTGGGTAAAGCCACCGCCCTGGACCATGAAGCCCGGGATCACGCGGTGGAAAATCGTGTTGTTGTAGAAACCACTGTCCACGTACTCAAGGAAATTCTTGGTACTGATCGGTGCCTTGACCGGGTCCAGTTCGATTTCGATCTGACCGTTGGTGGTGTCCAGCAGAACATGCGGCGCCTTGGCAGGCGTTGCCGCCATCAGGTTGGCGGCAAACAGAACGGAGCCAGCAGCGAGGGCGATTTTTTTCAGCATGGGTCAGTGATCCTGAGTGTGGTGGTGTCGACTGCGGTGAGAAATTCGAGCAGCGTCTGGTTGAAGTGTTCGGGCTGATCCAGCGGGGTGGCGTGACGCGAATCGGCGATCACTACCAGCCGCGCATCGGGCAGCAGTTTTACGTAGTTTTCCTTCAGCGCGACCGGCGTGTAGTCACGGTCGGCGCTGACGATGAGGGTTGGACAGGACACCTTCGACAGTCGTTCCTGAACACCCCAACCCACAATGGCATCGAAGCTGGCGAGATAAGCATGTTTGTCGTTTTTTGCCCAGCGTTCGGCCATCTTTTGTCGCAAATCAGCCTGCTCGGGCTTGGGAAACAACTTGCCGCCCAGGGCTTTGCCAATGGTATGCAGGCTGAGTATGCGCATCAGGCTCCAGCGTTTGAACCACTGCCAATAGTCGTCGCGGCTGCGCAGTTTGACCTCGGGCGCGCTGTTGACGATGCACAGGCTTTTGAGCAGTTGCGGCTGATCCACGGCCAGTTGGAAGCCGATCATGCCGCCCATGGAAAGCCCGACATAATGTGTCGGTCCGAGGTTCAAATGCTCGATTAACGCAACCAGGTCGGCGCTGAATCCCGCGATGCTGTAACGCTCGCGGGGTTTGTCGGAGCGCCCGTGACCGCGCACATCCGGGACGATCACCCGGTAGCGAGAGGCCAGCGCGGGGATCTGTTTTTCCCAGTCCAGGGTACTTGATCCCAGCCCATGGACCAGCAGCAACGGCGTGCCGTGGCCGTATTCCTCATAGTGCAGGTTGCAACCTTCGTGTTCGAAATAGGCCATGGGTACACTCCGTGTCAGGCTTGTTCAGGGGCGGCGAAAGGTGCGTCCAGCGGTGCGGTGTCGAAGGTGCGCAGGAGCTCGATCAGAATCTGCGTCGCCGGGCCGAGCGGCTTGTCCTTGTTCGAATACAGGTAAAAACTCGGGTTACGACTGCCGCCCTGGTCCAACGGTAGCAGCTTGAGCGTGCCTTCCTTGAGTTCTCGTTCGATCATGTGCCTTGGCAACCAGGCAAACCCCAGTCCGCTGCTGACGAAGGTCGCGGCGGTGGCCAGGCTACCGACGGTCCAGCGTTGTTCGGCGCCGAGCCAACCGACGTCCCGTGGTTGCTGGCGACCGGAGTCGCGGATCACCACTTGCATCTGGCTTTCCAGATCCTGGAAGTTAAGTTCGCGATTCAGTCGATGCAACGGATGGTCGGGGTGGGCGACCGCAACGAATTCGACGTCGCTCAATTCCGCGCCGAGGTAACCGGGAATGCTGAATCCGGTGATCGCCAGGTCGGCGACGCCTTCAAGCAACACCTCTTCGACCCCGGACAATACTTCTTCGCGCAACCGCACCCGACAGCCACGACTTTGCGGCATGAACGCGGTCAGGGCGCGGACGAGGCGGGCGCTCGGATAAGCGGCATCGACCACCAATCGCACTTCGGCCTCCCAGCCTTGCTCCATGTGGTGGGCCAGGTCTTCAAGCTGACTGGCCTGTTTCACCAGTTGCCGGGAGCGGCGCAACAGTACGCCACCGGCTTCGGTGAGCACGGCTTTTCGGCCATCAATGCGCAGCAACGGGACGCCCAGTTGGTCCTGCATGCGCGCCACGGTATAGCTGACGGACGATTGCGAGCGGTGCAGCGCTTCGGCGGCCTGGGCGAAACCACCGTGGTCGACCACGGCCTGCAACGTTCGCCATTGATCAAGGGTCACGCGGGGCGCTTTCATGTTGAGCTCCTCTTGTCCTAAGCTGGGCAGTTCTTTTTGGAGACTGCTGAATGAAAAAATTCTGTTTTGTGCTATTGGCGCTGCTGCCTCTGACGGCGATGGCGTACCCGATCGATGTAAAAAAAGACCTCAACGGCCTGAAGATCGATTACGAAACCTTCGACACCGATAGCGATATCGGCTCCATTCGAGTGGCCAACTACGGCGATGTCGATGCGAGCTGCAAAGCGATCTTCAGCAACGGCCCGGAAGCACCCCGCACGCGCAAGATCGATGTCCCGGCCGGCAAGCACAAAACCACTACCGCCAAATTCACCCGCAACATCATCAAACTGCGTATCGAGCTGATCTGCACCCCGAAATAAAATCAAACGGAGCAAAGCTGTTGGCCAAGCTCCGCTTATAAACGAATTTATTGATCGGTTATAGCAGTTATTTGCGCTTTTTCATCGATATAACTCTGTTTAACCTTCACTCCATCGACTTACAGCATTCTCAGATGGAGGCTACATCCCATGTCCCGCGTTCTGATCATCGAAAGCAGTGCCCGTCAGCAAGGCTCGGTTTCCCGTCAACTGACCCAGACCTTTATCAGCCAGTGGCAAGCCGCACATCCGAATGACCAGATCACCGTTCGTGACCTGGCCGTCAACCCGGTGCCGCATCTGGACATCAACCTGTTGGGCGGATGGATGAAACCTGCCGAACAGCGCAGCGACATCGAACAGGGTTCCCTGGAACGCTCTAACCTGCTGACCGACGAATTGCTCGCCGCTGACGT
The Pseudomonas sp. MYb327 DNA segment above includes these coding regions:
- a CDS encoding ABC transporter ATP-binding protein; the encoded protein is MLYRRFEKLIDIFRDAPTAAPPDRVLPFYTYYLKQVWPSFAALLIVGLFGALIEVALFSYLSRIIDLAQGTPNVDLFKDHALELTWMVVVALVLRPVFVGLHDLLVHQTLSPSMTSLIRWQNHSYVLKQSVNFFQNDFAGRIAQRIMQTGNSLRDSAVQAVDALWHVLIYAISSLVLFAEADWRLMIPLLTWIVAFISALYFFVPRVKERSVVSSDARSKLMGRIVDGYTNITTLKLFAHTNFEQQYAREAIKEQTEKAQLAGRVVTSMDVVITSMNGLLIVGTTGLALWLWTQSLISVGAIALATGLVIRIVNMSGWIMWVVTGIFENIGMVQDGLQSISQPVSVTDRDQAKPLAVARGEVCFENIDFHYGKQSGIIGGLNLTIKPGEKIGLIGPSGAGKSTLVNLLLRLYDVEGGKILIDGQNIADVSQESLRERIGMITQDTSLLHRSIRDNLLYGKPDATDTELWEAVHKARADGFIPSLSDAEGRTGFDAHVGERGVKLSGGQRQRIAIARVLLKDAPILIMDEATSALDSEVEAAIQESLETLMQGKTVIAIAHRLSTIARMDRLVVLENGKIAETGSHAELLAHGGLYARLWAHQTGGFVGID
- a CDS encoding peptidylprolyl isomerase produces the protein MLKKIALAAGSVLFAANLMAATPAKAPHVLLDTTNGQIEIELDPVKAPISTKNFLEYVDSGFYNNTIFHRVIPGFMVQGGGFTQQMQQKETKAPIKNEHANKLANVRGTLSMARTSVPDSATSQFFINVKDNDFLDQGDGYAVFGKVVKGMDVVDIIVNSPTTVRGGMKDVPADPVFIKSAKRID
- a CDS encoding alpha/beta hydrolase, with protein sequence MAYFEHEGCNLHYEEYGHGTPLLLVHGLGSSTLDWEKQIPALASRYRVIVPDVRGHGRSDKPRERYSIAGFSADLVALIEHLNLGPTHYVGLSMGGMIGFQLAVDQPQLLKSLCIVNSAPEVKLRSRDDYWQWFKRWSLMRILSLHTIGKALGGKLFPKPEQADLRQKMAERWAKNDKHAYLASFDAIVGWGVQERLSKVSCPTLIVSADRDYTPVALKENYVKLLPDARLVVIADSRHATPLDQPEHFNQTLLEFLTAVDTTTLRITDPC
- a CDS encoding LysR family transcriptional regulator, yielding MKAPRVTLDQWRTLQAVVDHGGFAQAAEALHRSQSSVSYTVARMQDQLGVPLLRIDGRKAVLTEAGGVLLRRSRQLVKQASQLEDLAHHMEQGWEAEVRLVVDAAYPSARLVRALTAFMPQSRGCRVRLREEVLSGVEEVLLEGVADLAITGFSIPGYLGAELSDVEFVAVAHPDHPLHRLNRELNFQDLESQMQVVIRDSGRQQPRDVGWLGAEQRWTVGSLATAATFVSSGLGFAWLPRHMIERELKEGTLKLLPLDQGGSRNPSFYLYSNKDKPLGPATQILIELLRTFDTAPLDAPFAAPEQA
- a CDS encoding 3-phosphoglycerate kinase; the protein is MKKFCFVLLALLPLTAMAYPIDVKKDLNGLKIDYETFDTDSDIGSIRVANYGDVDASCKAIFSNGPEAPRTRKIDVPAGKHKTTTAKFTRNIIKLRIELICTPK